One stretch of Lacrimispora sphenoides DNA includes these proteins:
- a CDS encoding precorrin-2 dehydrogenase/sirohydrochlorin ferrochelatase family protein, whose translation MKFPVFIDLQDRKIIVIGGGNIALRRIQTLLPFGGEITVISPNLHEGLLDLFHNHQIGWLQKEYAKGECKQGYMVLACTNDRKVNYSVYKETKEMDCYRNICDCKEESNFYFPGIASKGEIVVGITASGTNHHLAKNVTRKIQQELETNAWETKFSDYGKA comes from the coding sequence TTGAAGTTCCCAGTATTTATAGATTTACAGGATAGAAAGATTATAGTGATTGGTGGGGGAAATATAGCCTTAAGAAGAATACAAACGTTGCTTCCGTTTGGCGGGGAGATAACGGTTATTTCACCTAACTTGCATGAAGGTTTACTTGATTTATTTCATAACCATCAGATTGGTTGGTTACAAAAAGAATATGCAAAGGGTGAGTGTAAGCAAGGATATATGGTTTTAGCATGCACCAATGATAGAAAAGTTAATTATTCCGTTTATAAGGAAACAAAAGAAATGGACTGTTACCGTAATATTTGTGACTGTAAAGAAGAGAGTAATTTCTATTTTCCTGGTATTGCAAGTAAGGGAGAGATTGTAGTTGGAATAACAGCCAGCGGTACGAATCATCATTTAGCAAAAAATGTGACAAGGAAAATACAACAGGAATTAGAGACAAATGCCTGGGAGACAAAGTTTTCAGATTATGGAAAGGCTTAA
- the hemA gene encoding glutamyl-tRNA reductase encodes MNISMVGIDYNTANIEDREHLSLTFEKQLEIAKVIKERYHSSGCIILSTCNRTEIWFSELGTSEVECFSQLVIGENAKETMRSFCVYRQGDEAVNYLMELGCGIHSQIFGEDQILTQLKQALQQAREYQYIDSVLECLFRIAITAAKKVKTNIQIAKSNTSLPHAIVEQLEKEQGDLTGKSCLVIGNGEMGRLMAQNLLEKKCEVWMTLRQYKKSKAIIPEGSGVVLYDERYEHIASMDYIFSATKSHHFTINKNLFENKRRKGKHYYLIDMAIPRDMDPSVEELDGVSVFNIDYFTQEANGRENVLEETREVLSEYVDEFKQWYQFRNLASTVDGISDIVSEITDAKLTKVYKSIDISKEQQEQLQSNVQMATKKAVSKIIFGLRDVLQIDECEEVLKALEQSAMYCVK; translated from the coding sequence ATGAACATCAGCATGGTGGGGATTGACTATAATACCGCTAATATCGAAGATAGAGAGCATTTATCTCTAACATTTGAAAAACAATTAGAAATTGCAAAAGTAATAAAAGAGAGATATCACTCGAGCGGTTGTATCATATTATCTACCTGCAATCGAACCGAAATCTGGTTTAGTGAATTAGGTACGTCTGAAGTAGAATGCTTTAGTCAGCTAGTGATAGGTGAAAATGCCAAAGAGACTATGCGTAGCTTTTGTGTTTACAGGCAGGGGGATGAGGCAGTAAATTACTTAATGGAATTAGGTTGTGGTATTCACTCCCAGATATTTGGTGAAGATCAGATTTTAACTCAATTAAAACAAGCTCTGCAACAAGCAAGAGAGTATCAATATATAGACTCTGTTTTAGAGTGTTTATTTCGAATTGCTATTACAGCTGCAAAAAAAGTCAAAACAAATATTCAAATAGCAAAGAGCAACACTTCCCTGCCTCACGCAATTGTAGAACAACTGGAAAAAGAACAGGGTGATTTAACAGGGAAATCTTGTTTAGTAATTGGTAATGGAGAAATGGGTCGTTTAATGGCTCAAAATTTATTAGAGAAGAAGTGTGAGGTTTGGATGACCCTTCGCCAATATAAAAAAAGTAAAGCAATCATTCCGGAAGGCAGTGGAGTGGTATTATATGATGAGAGATATGAACATATTGCGTCTATGGACTATATTTTTAGTGCGACTAAAAGCCATCATTTTACCATAAATAAGAATTTGTTTGAGAATAAAAGACGGAAAGGAAAGCATTATTATCTGATTGATATGGCAATCCCAAGAGATATGGATCCAAGTGTAGAAGAACTTGATGGTGTAAGTGTATTCAATATAGATTACTTTACTCAGGAAGCAAATGGTAGAGAAAATGTATTAGAAGAAACAAGGGAAGTGTTATCTGAGTATGTAGATGAATTTAAACAGTGGTATCAATTTCGTAATCTTGCATCAACGGTTGATGGCATCAGTGATATTGTTAGTGAAATTACAGATGCTAAGTTGACAAAAGTCTATAAATCAATTGATATATCTAAGGAACAACAAGAACAATTGCAATCTAATGTTCAAATGGCTACTAAAAAAGCAGTATCTAAGATTATATTCGGACTACGTGATGTCTTACAAATTGACGAATGTGAAGAAGTACTAAAAGCGTTGGAACAATCAGCAATGTATTGCGTTAAGTAA
- a CDS encoding LysR family transcriptional regulator: protein MTIRHLRIFNEVAQSGKMSIAAAKFYVSQPTVSQAIKELEDHYGALLFERLSKKLYITEKGRQLLSYSKQVVEQFDYLESKMFETTGYQKLKIGSTITIGSCLICDILNSYQELNNEVEIYSYINNTHNIEEKILNSELDIGLVEGRVKSPDLVTIPAVDDYLVLVCSANHPFAKKKSFTSKDLAGEKFVMREEGSGTRELFENYLKEQEVSINISMVANCPTAMIRSVIDNHCLAVLSIRLAKEQIENGSIVVIKNRDTTWNRSFSIVYHKNKFISKQMEEFIDLVKKYKYAEIFDRLL from the coding sequence ATGACGATACGCCATTTAAGAATATTTAACGAAGTAGCACAAAGTGGGAAGATGAGCATTGCTGCAGCTAAGTTTTATGTATCCCAGCCAACCGTAAGTCAAGCAATTAAGGAGTTAGAAGATCATTATGGGGCGCTATTGTTTGAACGGTTATCGAAAAAACTATATATAACAGAAAAGGGAAGACAGTTGCTTTCATATTCTAAGCAAGTGGTAGAACAATTTGATTATTTAGAAAGTAAAATGTTTGAAACAACAGGGTATCAAAAGCTTAAAATTGGTTCAACGATTACAATAGGAAGCTGTCTTATATGTGATATATTGAATTCATATCAAGAGTTAAATAACGAAGTTGAAATCTATTCCTACATAAACAACACACATAATATTGAAGAGAAGATATTGAATTCTGAGTTAGATATTGGTCTTGTAGAGGGCAGAGTAAAGAGTCCGGATTTAGTGACGATACCTGCGGTAGACGATTACTTGGTTTTAGTATGTAGTGCAAATCACCCTTTTGCAAAGAAAAAGAGTTTTACATCAAAGGATCTAGCCGGAGAAAAATTTGTAATGCGGGAAGAAGGAAGTGGAACACGAGAGCTATTTGAAAACTATTTAAAAGAACAAGAAGTATCCATAAATATTAGCATGGTTGCAAATTGTCCAACAGCAATGATCCGATCTGTGATAGATAATCATTGTTTGGCTGTACTATCCATTCGGCTTGCAAAAGAGCAGATTGAAAATGGTAGTATCGTTGTAATTAAGAATAGGGATACCACATGGAATCGCTCCTTTAGTATTGTATATCATAAAAACAAATTTATATCAAAGCAAATGGAAGAATTCATTGATCTAGTTAAAAAATATAAGTATGCAGAAATCTTCGATCGTTTGTTGTAG
- a CDS encoding FAD-dependent oxidoreductase, giving the protein MKILIIGGVAAGTKVAAKLKRENRDYDVTILTKSKDISYAGCGLPYYVGNVIEQREQLIVNTPASFSALTGVTVLTETEVIKMNRDQKTVEAKNLATNELSTYSYDKLVIASGASPIKPSIEGVNLDGVYYMRTPEDAIGLREAVEAGKIKRAVVVGGGFIGLEVAENLSLQGVRVTVLDMADHILPGFDPEFAEYVENHLADHSIMAMTNTRLEAILGEEKVEKVQTGKRAIKCDAVILAMGIRANTSFAVNTGLELMKNQTIKVNEFLMTNDPDIYAVGDCACVSNALTKESAWSPMGSSANIEGRIAARNIAGGRISYHGVFGTGVCKLPELNVGRTGLTEAGAIAAGYDAVSVVTVVDDKAHYYPEASYFIVKMIADKTTKKLLGLQVLGKGSVDKMIDIAVTALTMKATLEDIENMDLAYAPPFSTAIHPLSHTVNVLLNKISGAFNSITPTDYKAGKAEGYKLIDASIAPSITGAPYMDLTKVTGKVADYSLDDKLLLACSKGKRAYLLQNRLKHFGYTNTLVLEGGSIFNSIEL; this is encoded by the coding sequence GTGAAGATTTTAATTATTGGCGGCGTTGCCGCAGGTACTAAGGTTGCAGCAAAGTTAAAACGTGAAAACCGCGACTATGACGTAACGATTCTAACCAAAAGCAAGGATATTTCCTACGCTGGTTGTGGATTGCCTTACTATGTGGGTAACGTAATCGAGCAACGCGAGCAATTAATAGTCAACACACCAGCTAGTTTTTCAGCGTTAACTGGTGTCACAGTATTGACTGAGACTGAAGTTATCAAAATGAACCGAGATCAAAAAACTGTAGAAGCAAAGAACCTAGCAACGAACGAACTTTCTACATATTCCTATGACAAGTTAGTGATTGCTTCCGGAGCAAGCCCAATTAAACCATCGATCGAGGGTGTTAATTTAGATGGCGTATATTACATGAGAACTCCTGAAGATGCCATTGGTCTTCGCGAAGCAGTAGAAGCAGGAAAGATCAAACGTGCAGTCGTTGTAGGTGGTGGTTTTATTGGCCTTGAAGTTGCTGAGAACTTAAGCCTCCAAGGTGTACGAGTAACTGTACTGGATATGGCTGATCACATCTTACCTGGTTTTGACCCTGAATTTGCAGAGTATGTTGAAAATCACTTGGCTGACCATAGTATTATGGCAATGACTAATACCAGATTAGAAGCAATTCTTGGTGAAGAGAAAGTTGAGAAAGTTCAAACCGGAAAACGTGCTATCAAATGTGATGCAGTAATTCTTGCAATGGGTATTCGTGCTAACACATCCTTTGCTGTAAACACTGGTCTGGAATTAATGAAAAATCAGACAATCAAGGTAAATGAATTTCTTATGACAAACGATCCCGATATCTATGCAGTTGGTGACTGTGCTTGTGTATCCAATGCATTAACGAAAGAAAGCGCTTGGTCCCCTATGGGTTCATCCGCTAATATTGAGGGACGTATTGCTGCCAGAAATATAGCCGGAGGCCGCATATCCTATCACGGTGTATTTGGCACCGGTGTTTGCAAATTACCTGAACTTAATGTAGGAAGAACTGGTTTAACAGAAGCAGGGGCAATCGCAGCTGGCTATGATGCTGTTAGTGTTGTTACTGTAGTGGATGATAAAGCACACTACTATCCAGAGGCATCTTATTTTATAGTAAAAATGATTGCTGATAAAACTACAAAGAAATTATTAGGTCTTCAAGTATTAGGTAAAGGCAGCGTTGATAAAATGATTGATATCGCAGTTACAGCCCTTACGATGAAGGCAACTTTAGAAGATATCGAGAACATGGATTTAGCGTATGCACCTCCATTCTCTACAGCAATTCATCCATTATCCCATACGGTGAATGTTCTTTTAAATAAAATAAGTGGTGCTTTTAATAGTATCACTCCAACAGATTACAAGGCTGGTAAGGCTGAAGGTTACAAATTAATTGATGCCTCTATTGCCCCATCCATTACAGGCGCTCCTTATATGGATTTAACAAAGGTTACCGGCAAAGTCGCGGACTATTCATTGGATGATAAACTATTACTGGCCTGTTCCAAAGGTAAAAGAGCCTATTTATTACAAAATCGCCTGAAACACTTCGGATATACAAATACTTTGGTTCTTGAAGGTGGATCTATATTTAATTCAATTGAGTTATAG
- a CDS encoding (4Fe-4S)-binding protein encodes MTQLKVTAEDEKRVKALGFLRNKGTDNFSARIITVNGKITAAQNKCLSEASEIYGNGIVTMTTRLTLECQGVHYDNIEKFREYIAKEGLVTGGTGSKVRPVVSCKGTTCQYGLIDTFELSEEIHERFYNGYASVKLPHKFKIAVGGCPNNCVKPDLNDLGIIGQLIPNYDEDNCNACKKCSVVESCPMDAATLVDGVPTIDKDVCNNCGRCVGKCHFDCIEDGISGYKIYIGGRWGKKVAHGISLDRVFTSKEEALAIIEKTILLFREQGQTGERLSDTISRIGFENVQAQLYANDLLDRKQEILDAKLHLVGGATC; translated from the coding sequence ATGACACAATTAAAAGTAACTGCAGAAGATGAAAAAAGAGTAAAGGCCCTTGGGTTTCTTAGAAACAAGGGAACTGATAACTTTTCAGCAAGAATTATTACTGTAAATGGTAAAATTACTGCAGCTCAAAACAAATGCTTATCTGAGGCATCTGAAATTTATGGTAACGGTATCGTTACTATGACAACAAGATTAACACTTGAATGCCAAGGCGTTCATTACGATAACATTGAGAAGTTCCGTGAATATATTGCAAAGGAAGGACTTGTTACCGGTGGTACCGGTTCAAAAGTACGTCCGGTTGTATCTTGCAAAGGAACCACTTGCCAATATGGTCTTATTGACACATTTGAACTTTCAGAAGAAATTCACGAACGTTTTTATAATGGCTATGCAAGCGTAAAATTACCTCATAAATTTAAAATTGCTGTAGGTGGCTGCCCTAATAACTGTGTAAAGCCAGACTTAAACGACTTAGGTATTATCGGTCAATTAATTCCTAACTATGATGAAGATAATTGTAATGCGTGTAAAAAATGTTCTGTTGTAGAATCCTGTCCTATGGATGCTGCAACTTTAGTAGATGGTGTTCCTACGATTGATAAAGATGTCTGTAATAACTGTGGCCGTTGCGTCGGTAAATGTCATTTTGATTGCATCGAAGATGGCATAAGCGGATACAAGATTTACATAGGTGGTAGATGGGGCAAAAAAGTAGCACACGGAATTTCTCTTGATCGTGTATTCACCAGCAAAGAGGAAGCTTTAGCAATCATTGAAAAAACAATTCTCCTCTTTAGAGAACAAGGACAAACCGGAGAACGTTTATCCGATACGATTTCCCGTATTGGTTTTGAAAATGTTCAAGCTCAGTTATACGCAAATGATTTACTAGACCGCAAACAGGAAATCTTAGATGCTAAGCTTCACTTAGTAGGCGGCGCAACTTGTTAA
- a CDS encoding YeiH family protein, whose product MMNKKSYLAIGTCVVIAIIATYLGKLQNIIGAPMIGLFIGMLLVNILPSVDKDFKKGTTFAGKKCLNLGIILAGGTLDFAQILGFGAKALPLIIINICLSFTVAYFVGKQLKQSWNTCTLVGGGTCICGGTAIATLASIIKAKETEIAYAMTAIFLFDILAALVYPYLAGALNLTSNQFGFLAGTAINDTSSVAASEATYNAINGLDLNLAITVKLTRTTMLIALAVIFTIITVRKQSKNNATNAEQTSISKTVLKVFPWFILGFLIMAVLNTVGLFDLVNGLDKYLKSGYKLFITIALAGVGFKIKFKDLLTKGIKPIILGGCTWLAVAASSMIFIHLFAGFIG is encoded by the coding sequence ATGATGAACAAAAAATCTTACTTAGCTATTGGGACCTGCGTTGTTATTGCAATCATAGCAACTTATCTTGGAAAACTTCAAAATATTATTGGTGCACCAATGATTGGTCTATTTATCGGAATGCTTCTTGTAAACATCTTACCTAGCGTAGACAAAGACTTTAAAAAAGGTACAACTTTTGCAGGTAAAAAGTGCTTGAACTTAGGTATCATCCTTGCAGGCGGAACACTTGATTTTGCTCAAATCTTAGGATTTGGTGCGAAAGCGCTTCCTTTAATCATTATAAATATCTGCTTATCCTTTACAGTAGCATATTTCGTTGGTAAACAATTAAAACAATCCTGGAATACTTGTACTTTAGTTGGTGGAGGAACTTGTATCTGTGGTGGTACGGCCATTGCTACTCTCGCTTCTATTATTAAAGCAAAGGAAACTGAGATTGCTTACGCTATGACAGCGATCTTTCTTTTTGATATATTAGCAGCTCTGGTATACCCATACTTAGCAGGTGCACTTAATTTAACTTCCAATCAATTTGGATTCCTTGCAGGTACTGCAATCAATGATACATCAAGTGTTGCAGCTTCTGAAGCTACATATAATGCAATAAATGGTTTAGACTTAAATCTAGCAATTACAGTGAAGCTCACACGTACTACTATGCTCATTGCATTAGCAGTGATCTTTACTATAATCACAGTACGTAAACAATCTAAGAACAATGCTACAAATGCGGAGCAAACAAGTATTTCAAAAACCGTATTAAAAGTATTCCCATGGTTTATCCTTGGCTTTTTAATAATGGCAGTTTTAAATACAGTGGGTTTGTTTGATTTAGTTAACGGACTAGATAAGTACCTAAAATCCGGTTATAAATTATTTATTACCATTGCATTAGCAGGCGTAGGATTCAAGATCAAATTCAAAGATTTATTAACGAAAGGTATTAAGCCTATTATTCTTGGTGGCTGCACTTGGTTAGCTGTTGCTGCTTCCTCTATGATATTTATTCATTTGTTTGCAGGTTTTATTGGTTAA
- a CDS encoding sirohydrochlorin cobaltochelatase, with protein MDLHQSKKAILIVSYGKNSLSTGNDFILALEKQLKSALQDYAVYPAIISHGQDKDSTGLPFLFKVLEQLYYNKITTLFILPTFLLPGHSFLKMQQTLADHQHLFNEINICTPLLAAKECYGPISTSLATLYPVHNDDEAIVFLGHGSSHSSSIYYNELETYFHNNHHINYYVLTLDFLSDIGDFIAMLHKRGIKYIRLIPLLMLAGYHVFHDMAGKHQESLYSVLTAAGFKVDCVLSGLGNEPLIQQILIDQLLIQINKDNLLL; from the coding sequence ATGGATCTGCATCAATCAAAAAAAGCAATTCTAATTGTAAGTTATGGTAAAAATTCTTTAAGTACCGGTAATGATTTTATCTTAGCACTAGAAAAACAATTAAAATCAGCCTTACAAGACTATGCTGTATATCCAGCAATCATTAGCCATGGACAGGATAAGGATTCCACGGGCCTGCCTTTTCTCTTTAAGGTGCTGGAACAGCTATATTATAATAAAATAACTACACTTTTTATCCTACCAACATTCCTACTGCCTGGTCATAGTTTTCTTAAAATGCAACAAACTCTGGCTGATCATCAACATTTATTTAATGAGATCAACATTTGCACACCATTACTGGCTGCGAAAGAATGCTATGGTCCAATTTCCACTTCCCTTGCAACCCTATATCCAGTTCACAATGATGATGAGGCAATTGTATTCTTAGGGCATGGCAGCTCCCACTCATCCAGTATTTATTACAATGAACTTGAAACATATTTTCATAATAATCATCACATAAATTATTATGTGTTAACTCTTGATTTTCTTTCGGATATAGGTGACTTTATTGCAATGTTACATAAAAGAGGTATAAAATATATACGGTTAATTCCATTACTAATGCTTGCCGGTTATCACGTCTTTCACGACATGGCCGGCAAGCATCAGGAATCTTTATATTCTGTTTTAACTGCAGCAGGTTTTAAAGTAGACTGCGTTCTGTCAGGACTTGGAAATGAGCCTTTAATTCAGCAAATATTGATAGATCAGCTGCTAATACAAATTAATAAAGATAATTTACTTCTTTAA
- a CDS encoding Nramp family divalent metal transporter, producing MGEKEVSKANTNNSLYNKYSLKEKLKGMGPGILVVGTFMGPGSITSATRAGASFGFALLWTVVFSIIAVIVLQEMASRFGIVTQTGLAEGIMSYLGDKPVIRKIMAAVIAFSITLGGMAYMGGDLTGTAMGVSSITGIPSNIVAAVWGCCILIIINISDDILKTLMKLLSVTVTVMAVVFTATMIITKPDMGEIFKGMIPTIPHGSALTCVAMIGTTVVPYNMFIHATSSRRTWSDPKQLPLSRFDTTITMIIGGIITAAIMISAGTVIRGVEVTSAADMAGSLEPLLGRFSKPFLAIGMIAAGVSASTGTPLGVSFVLSGLFGWEMHRKDKRFFYTNVIVLVTGIVVALSGFKPVSIIMTAQAVNGIFLPIVVFLLIYLTSREKLMGKYKSTPIQNVLGILVGVVTLIVGISSLISFL from the coding sequence TTTTGGTTGTCGGTACTTTTATGGGGCCAGGTTCTATAACCAGTGCTACCAGGGCTGGAGCCAGCTTTGGTTTCGCATTATTATGGACTGTTGTGTTTTCTATTATCGCCGTAATTGTTTTACAGGAAATGGCATCCCGCTTCGGAATTGTTACACAAACAGGTCTGGCAGAGGGGATTATGTCATATTTGGGAGACAAGCCGGTTATACGTAAAATAATGGCTGCTGTCATTGCATTTTCTATTACTCTGGGTGGAATGGCCTATATGGGCGGTGACTTGACAGGAACTGCTATGGGTGTGTCCTCAATAACTGGAATACCTTCAAATATCGTGGCAGCTGTATGGGGGTGCTGTATACTTATAATAATTAATATCAGTGATGATATTCTTAAAACGCTAATGAAGCTTCTGTCGGTTACGGTAACAGTCATGGCCGTGGTGTTTACGGCAACAATGATTATTACAAAACCAGATATGGGCGAAATATTTAAGGGTATGATTCCAACGATACCCCATGGCTCGGCACTAACCTGCGTTGCGATGATAGGTACAACAGTAGTACCGTATAACATGTTCATTCATGCAACAAGCTCTAGGAGAACCTGGTCAGACCCTAAACAGCTTCCCCTTTCCAGATTTGATACAACTATAACTATGATTATAGGCGGTATTATTACTGCCGCAATCATGATTAGTGCAGGTACTGTTATCCGCGGTGTTGAAGTAACTTCGGCAGCAGATATGGCAGGTTCACTGGAACCGCTGCTGGGACGTTTTTCAAAGCCTTTTTTAGCTATTGGAATGATAGCGGCCGGAGTCTCGGCCTCCACTGGTACTCCGCTGGGTGTTTCTTTTGTTTTATCTGGTCTGTTTGGCTGGGAAATGCACAGAAAAGATAAACGTTTTTTTTATACCAATGTTATTGTTCTTGTAACGGGAATTGTAGTTGCCTTGTCCGGGTTTAAACCCGTAAGTATCATTATGACAGCGCAGGCGGTAAATGGAATTTTTCTTCCAATTGTAGTTTTTCTGTTAATTTATTTAACCAGTCGTGAGAAATTGATGGGTAAATATAAGAGTACTCCTATTCAGAATGTATTGGGTATCCTGGTAGGAGTGGTAACCCTTATTGTGGGCATTAGCAGTTTAATATCTTTTTTATAA